One region of Streptomyces capillispiralis genomic DNA includes:
- a CDS encoding DedA family protein — translation MSYLASSPLLDAEALISASGLLGIMATVFAESGLIVAFFLPGDSLLFTAGLLVANDQILHQPLWLVMLAIAVAAVLGDQFGYAFGRKVGPALFRRPNSRFFKRENAERAQEFMLKHGPKALVMARFIPVFRTFIPITAGVGRMAYRTFFLFNVIGAVLWSVSLTLVGYYLGQIAFVRDNIEAIVIGIVLVSGIPIIIEGVKMRRRARAARSAGAEPTAPSTTTAAETELPRP, via the coding sequence ATGTCGTATCTCGCCTCCTCGCCTCTGCTCGACGCCGAGGCACTGATCTCCGCCTCCGGTCTGCTGGGCATCATGGCCACCGTGTTCGCCGAGTCGGGGCTGATCGTCGCCTTCTTCCTGCCCGGCGACTCGCTGCTGTTCACCGCGGGGCTGCTGGTCGCCAACGACCAGATCCTCCACCAGCCGCTGTGGCTGGTCATGCTCGCCATCGCCGTCGCCGCGGTCCTCGGCGACCAGTTCGGTTACGCCTTCGGCCGCAAGGTCGGCCCCGCGCTGTTCCGCCGGCCCAACTCGCGGTTCTTCAAGCGGGAGAACGCCGAACGCGCCCAGGAGTTCATGCTCAAGCACGGGCCCAAGGCGCTGGTGATGGCCCGCTTCATCCCCGTCTTCCGCACCTTCATCCCGATCACCGCAGGCGTGGGACGCATGGCGTACCGCACGTTCTTCCTGTTCAACGTGATCGGTGCGGTGCTGTGGTCGGTCAGCCTCACGCTGGTCGGCTACTACCTCGGCCAGATCGCGTTCGTCCGGGACAACATCGAGGCCATCGTGATCGGCATCGTGCTGGTCTCCGGCATCCCGATCATCATCGAGGGCGTCAAGATGCGCCGCCGGGCCCGCGCGGCCCGGAGCGCGGGCGCGGAACCGACCGCACCGTCCACCACCACCGCCGCCGAAACGGAGCTGCCCCGCCCATGA
- a CDS encoding type I polyketide synthase gives MPHDPTRPADPVGEPIAIIGMAGRFADATSPEELWDMLLRGRDAITDIPPERYDIDAVYDPAPRTPGRTVSRWGGLLRDIDAFDAEFFGISPREADRMDPQQRLLLEVAYEALEDAGQPLPRIAGTDTGVFIGQLGGDYWHLQYDDRDQLDLYSMTGAAARAITSGRLSYAFDLRGPSFTVDTACSSALVAVHNAVQALRLGECPLAIAGGVNVVLLPEEGVVYSGAGMLASDGRCKFADASGDGFVRSDGIGAVILKPLSAALADGDRVRAVIRGSAVGNDGQSSGYLVTPAVEGQREVLRRAYDNAGVDPADVDYIEAHGTGTSVGDPVELAALADIVGPRTEDRRCLVGSVKTNIGHAEAAAGIAGLIKAVLCLEHGTVPPNLHLTHPNPAVDWDNLPLTVPTRATPIPERDRPALAGVSSFGFSGTNAHLVLEAAPGPAASEPDDGRGELLVLSALSPEALTEAARRMADHLDGPGTRQALRDIAHSAALRRTHHDARLALAADSHAEAAAVLRGFADGEAEPGLSASEFTDPEARPRIAFVFPGQGSQWPGMGQELLDTEPVFARTMAACDEAIKAETGWSVVELLRAADEERLKQLDVIQPTLWAMEIALAELWQSWGIEPDVVIGHSMGESAAAYISGALSLPDAAAVICRRSRLAKRLSGRGTMAWVALPADEAAAALAGHEDEVAVAAINSPTSTLLSGDGDALTHVLAALDARGVDNRRVNVDFASHCPQMDALREDLLAGLSHLSPRAGRIPLHSTLLNDVIDGSGMDADYWVRNIRQPVDFVGAVRGQLDLGDTVFIEVSPHPLLVSGIRETARLHTGADTTAVGSLRRHTPERTCLLTSAAALHTAGARLDFERVADGGRYVPLPSYPWQRTRHWIKRAQTPAHPSGRTAPAPAPDAPDTVERAPHPLLGRPLPAEGTTRGWQGPLELTANPYLRDHRIQDTIILPGTAHLELVSAAAREVLGAGALAVSEVRYHRALFLDEDGPAPQVRVTVDTLPDRSLTCRVHSRETDADEWVLHTEARARSLPGSAEEPSEPLDAIRSRLPQHQDAAAFYPWNAERGNQWNGAFQGITELWRTDGEVLARLSCPPALLDGLGLHHFHPALLDASGHAMAAARPLTVPGEEGVFVLGGIDEVRFHERPSASLYSHARLLPSPREDSFVADIDIRDTDGRLIAQMRGLRLQYLAGHAPDLLHPHPEDPVTTTGTTSLPIPGSGQDTWLHTLGWEEAPLTSDTGSAPARDGFWLVLTDSGPTGRALVRELTGRGQRVVAVTAGAGRLAGAGDRYRIDPAQEDQYREVLADVAREGTCRGIVHLWALDARAGLDATPAEIRRAHLLSAHSVLHLTRALERQSLGDPRLWLVTQLAQATGAGESVRHPFQAVLWGLGRTLAAESPALAPRLVDLDRSAAGVVALADLLERPDDEDQVALRDGRRVAARLRPASDGPSVPYRLTLPSPGVLDDLQLSGIPSRTVAGDEVRIRVSHAGVNYRDVLLALGMYPGQDNRPPVMGWECVGTVTEVGDAVTDVAVGDEVIAFAEGALASEVVTLACLTAAKPARLTAAEAATLPAAYLTAYHSLHDLARLERGQRILIHSATGGTGRAALSVARWKGARVFATAGSEAKRDLLRKLGVEQVSDSRSLEFADTFKSATGGEGFDVIYNTLAGEAVEANLSLMAPYGHYLELSKRDILDDNPLPRGVFARNLSFHAVDVVHMIQHAPERAGRILRAAAALVDQGAVEALPHTVHPAEKAADAFRLMAQSRHTGKIVLSFGEPAAGPAAAVRTRPVTVHADGTYLITGGAGGIGGRLALWLADQGARHLLLTGRSALPDTGGPLAADHPRAEAVDVLRRLRERGVDVTYAAVDVADGQAMEALLAAGRRTGLPPVRGVFHAAGVIDYTPLSEMSGRELDRVLAAKVSGGWNLHRLLGGESLDAFVLFSSGSALLSSPMLGGYAAGNAFLDALAHHRHAHGMPATVVNWGFWDSVGMVARKERQEERTLLPQGMSSFRPEEGLALLGRILAEGRLHTAVLPADWPAWARAYPSAAGAPLLTHLVGGGHQAAPATAPVVAPAVAPSVAPEVRDLPVETVAPAPAPAPAAPSAPAAPATPPNTELVDFLKQEVAVVMGLRPERLNINRPLNRLGMDSLMAVELRNRVERRYQVKLPMVQLLKDGTITTVAQALATELAPDTGENNAASTVAPTTAPEPAPAPAPAAPSAPAAPATPPNTELVDFLKQEVAVVMGLRPERLNINRPLNRLGMDSLMAVELRNRVERRYQVKLPMVQLLKDGTITTVAQALAAELNSADASA, from the coding sequence ATGCCTCACGACCCGACACGCCCGGCTGACCCCGTCGGCGAACCGATCGCCATCATCGGTATGGCGGGACGGTTCGCGGACGCCACCAGCCCTGAAGAACTCTGGGACATGCTGCTGCGGGGCCGTGACGCCATCACGGACATCCCGCCCGAGCGCTACGACATCGACGCCGTCTACGACCCCGCTCCCCGCACCCCCGGCCGCACCGTGAGCCGGTGGGGCGGACTGCTGCGCGACATCGACGCCTTCGACGCGGAGTTCTTCGGCATCTCGCCCCGCGAGGCCGACCGCATGGACCCCCAGCAGCGGCTGCTGCTGGAGGTCGCCTACGAGGCCCTGGAGGACGCCGGCCAGCCGCTGCCGCGCATCGCCGGCACCGACACCGGCGTGTTCATCGGCCAGCTCGGCGGTGACTACTGGCACCTGCAGTACGACGACCGCGACCAGCTGGACCTGTACTCGATGACCGGCGCGGCCGCGCGGGCCATCACCTCCGGCCGCCTGTCGTACGCCTTCGACCTGCGCGGCCCCAGTTTCACCGTCGACACCGCGTGCTCCTCCGCGCTCGTCGCCGTCCACAACGCCGTGCAGGCCCTGCGGCTGGGCGAGTGCCCCCTGGCGATCGCCGGTGGCGTCAACGTCGTCCTGCTCCCGGAGGAGGGCGTCGTCTACTCCGGCGCCGGCATGCTCGCCTCCGACGGCCGCTGCAAGTTCGCCGACGCCTCCGGTGACGGCTTCGTCCGCAGCGACGGCATCGGGGCCGTCATCCTCAAGCCGCTGTCCGCGGCCCTCGCCGACGGCGACCGCGTCCGCGCCGTCATCCGCGGCTCCGCGGTCGGCAACGACGGCCAGAGCAGCGGCTACCTGGTCACCCCCGCCGTCGAGGGCCAGCGCGAGGTGCTGCGCCGCGCCTACGACAACGCCGGGGTCGACCCCGCCGACGTCGACTACATCGAGGCGCACGGCACCGGCACCAGCGTCGGCGACCCGGTCGAACTCGCGGCCCTGGCCGACATCGTCGGCCCGCGCACCGAGGACCGGCGCTGTCTGGTCGGCTCGGTGAAGACCAACATCGGCCACGCCGAGGCGGCCGCCGGCATCGCCGGGCTCATCAAGGCCGTGCTCTGCCTGGAGCACGGGACGGTGCCGCCCAACCTGCACCTCACCCACCCCAACCCGGCCGTCGACTGGGACAACCTGCCGCTGACCGTGCCCACCCGGGCCACCCCGATACCCGAACGGGACCGGCCCGCCCTCGCCGGCGTCAGCAGCTTCGGCTTCTCCGGCACCAACGCCCACCTCGTGCTCGAAGCGGCCCCCGGACCGGCCGCGAGCGAGCCGGACGACGGGCGCGGTGAACTGCTGGTGCTGTCCGCCCTGAGCCCCGAAGCCCTCACCGAGGCCGCCCGCCGCATGGCCGACCACCTCGACGGCCCCGGGACCCGGCAGGCCCTGCGCGACATCGCCCACTCCGCGGCGCTGCGGCGCACCCACCACGACGCCCGGCTGGCGCTGGCCGCCGACAGCCATGCCGAGGCGGCCGCCGTCCTGCGCGGGTTCGCCGACGGCGAGGCCGAACCGGGCCTGTCCGCCAGCGAGTTCACCGACCCCGAGGCCCGGCCCCGGATCGCGTTCGTCTTCCCCGGCCAGGGCTCGCAGTGGCCGGGCATGGGCCAGGAACTCCTGGACACCGAGCCGGTGTTCGCCCGGACCATGGCGGCCTGCGACGAGGCCATCAAGGCGGAGACCGGCTGGTCGGTCGTGGAACTGCTGCGGGCGGCCGACGAGGAGCGGCTGAAGCAGCTCGACGTCATCCAGCCCACCCTGTGGGCGATGGAGATCGCGCTGGCCGAACTGTGGCAGTCCTGGGGCATCGAACCGGACGTCGTCATCGGCCACAGCATGGGCGAGTCCGCCGCCGCCTACATCTCGGGCGCGCTGTCGCTGCCGGATGCCGCCGCCGTCATCTGCCGCCGCAGCCGGCTGGCCAAGCGCCTGTCCGGCCGGGGGACCATGGCCTGGGTGGCGCTGCCCGCCGACGAGGCCGCCGCCGCGCTGGCCGGCCACGAGGACGAGGTCGCCGTGGCGGCCATCAACAGCCCCACCTCCACCCTGCTGTCCGGCGACGGTGACGCCCTCACCCACGTGCTGGCCGCCCTCGACGCCCGGGGCGTGGACAACCGGCGGGTCAACGTCGACTTCGCCTCGCACTGCCCGCAGATGGACGCCCTGCGCGAGGACCTGCTCGCCGGACTGTCCCACCTGAGCCCGCGCGCGGGCCGTATCCCGCTGCACTCCACCCTGCTGAACGACGTGATCGACGGCTCCGGCATGGACGCCGACTACTGGGTGCGCAACATCCGCCAACCGGTCGACTTCGTGGGCGCTGTGCGCGGCCAGCTCGACCTCGGAGACACCGTCTTCATCGAGGTCAGCCCCCATCCGCTGCTGGTGTCCGGCATCCGCGAGACCGCCCGCCTGCACACCGGCGCGGACACCACCGCGGTCGGCAGCCTGCGCCGCCACACCCCGGAACGCACCTGCCTGCTCACCTCGGCGGCCGCCCTCCACACCGCGGGCGCCCGGCTCGACTTCGAGCGGGTGGCCGACGGGGGCCGCTACGTACCGCTGCCGTCCTACCCGTGGCAGCGCACCCGGCACTGGATCAAGCGGGCGCAGACCCCCGCGCACCCCTCCGGCCGGACCGCGCCCGCCCCCGCACCGGACGCGCCGGACACGGTGGAGCGGGCACCGCACCCCCTGCTGGGACGCCCGCTGCCCGCCGAGGGAACCACCCGCGGCTGGCAGGGGCCGCTGGAGCTGACGGCCAACCCGTACCTGCGCGACCACCGCATCCAGGACACGATCATCCTGCCGGGCACCGCGCACCTCGAACTCGTCTCCGCCGCCGCCCGCGAGGTGCTCGGCGCCGGTGCGCTGGCGGTGTCCGAAGTGCGCTACCACCGCGCCCTGTTCCTGGACGAGGACGGCCCCGCCCCGCAGGTCAGGGTCACCGTCGACACGCTCCCCGACCGGTCGCTCACCTGCCGCGTCCACAGCCGGGAGACCGACGCGGACGAGTGGGTGCTGCACACCGAGGCCCGGGCCCGCTCCCTGCCCGGGAGCGCCGAGGAGCCGTCCGAACCGCTGGACGCGATCCGCTCCCGGCTGCCGCAGCACCAGGACGCCGCCGCGTTCTACCCGTGGAACGCCGAACGCGGCAACCAGTGGAACGGCGCCTTCCAGGGGATCACGGAACTGTGGCGCACCGACGGCGAGGTCCTCGCCCGCCTGTCCTGCCCGCCCGCGCTCCTCGACGGCCTCGGTCTCCACCACTTCCACCCGGCGCTGCTGGACGCGAGCGGCCACGCCATGGCCGCCGCCCGCCCGCTGACCGTCCCCGGCGAGGAGGGCGTCTTCGTCCTGGGCGGCATCGACGAGGTCCGCTTCCACGAGCGGCCCTCGGCCTCCCTCTACAGCCACGCCCGGCTGCTGCCCTCCCCGCGCGAGGACTCCTTCGTCGCCGACATCGACATCCGCGACACCGACGGCCGGCTGATCGCGCAGATGCGCGGCCTGCGCCTGCAGTACCTGGCCGGCCACGCACCGGACCTGCTCCACCCGCACCCCGAGGACCCCGTGACGACGACCGGCACCACCTCCCTCCCCATCCCGGGCAGCGGCCAGGACACCTGGCTGCACACCCTCGGCTGGGAAGAGGCCCCCCTGACCTCCGACACCGGCTCCGCCCCCGCACGGGACGGTTTCTGGCTCGTCCTGACCGACAGCGGCCCCACCGGCCGCGCCCTGGTGCGCGAACTGACCGGCCGCGGACAGCGCGTGGTGGCCGTCACCGCCGGCGCGGGCCGCCTGGCGGGGGCCGGCGACCGCTACCGGATCGACCCGGCCCAGGAGGACCAGTACCGCGAGGTGCTGGCCGACGTCGCCCGTGAGGGCACCTGCCGCGGCATCGTCCACCTGTGGGCGCTGGACGCCCGGGCCGGCCTGGACGCCACGCCCGCCGAGATCCGCCGCGCGCACCTCCTGTCCGCCCACAGCGTGCTGCACCTGACCCGGGCGCTGGAGCGGCAGTCCCTCGGCGACCCGCGGCTGTGGCTGGTCACCCAGCTCGCCCAGGCCACCGGCGCCGGCGAGTCCGTGCGCCACCCCTTCCAGGCGGTGCTGTGGGGCCTGGGCCGCACCCTGGCCGCCGAGAGCCCGGCCCTGGCACCCCGGCTGGTCGACCTCGACCGCTCCGCGGCCGGTGTCGTGGCCCTGGCCGACCTGCTGGAGCGGCCGGACGACGAGGACCAGGTCGCGCTGCGCGACGGCCGGCGGGTCGCGGCACGGCTGCGCCCGGCGTCCGACGGCCCGTCGGTGCCGTACCGGCTGACCCTGCCCTCCCCCGGCGTCCTGGACGACCTCCAGCTGTCCGGGATCCCGTCGCGCACGGTGGCCGGTGACGAGGTCCGCATCCGGGTCAGCCACGCCGGCGTCAACTACCGGGACGTCCTGCTGGCCCTCGGCATGTACCCCGGGCAGGACAACCGGCCGCCGGTCATGGGCTGGGAGTGCGTCGGCACCGTCACCGAGGTGGGCGACGCCGTCACGGACGTCGCCGTCGGCGACGAGGTCATCGCCTTCGCCGAGGGCGCCCTGGCCTCCGAGGTCGTCACCCTCGCCTGCCTGACCGCCGCCAAGCCGGCCCGGCTGACCGCGGCCGAGGCCGCGACCCTGCCCGCCGCCTACCTGACCGCCTACCACTCCCTGCACGACCTGGCCCGCCTCGAACGCGGCCAGAGGATCCTGATCCACTCCGCCACCGGCGGCACCGGGCGCGCCGCCCTGAGCGTCGCCCGCTGGAAGGGCGCCCGCGTCTTCGCCACCGCCGGCAGCGAGGCCAAGCGCGACCTGCTGAGGAAGCTCGGCGTGGAGCAGGTGTCCGACTCCCGCAGTCTGGAGTTCGCCGACACCTTCAAGTCCGCCACCGGCGGCGAGGGCTTCGACGTCATCTACAACACCCTGGCCGGCGAGGCCGTCGAGGCGAACCTGTCGCTGATGGCGCCGTACGGCCACTACCTGGAGCTGAGCAAGCGGGACATCCTCGACGACAACCCGCTGCCGCGGGGGGTGTTCGCCCGCAACCTCTCCTTCCACGCCGTCGACGTGGTGCACATGATCCAGCACGCGCCCGAGCGGGCGGGCCGGATCCTGCGGGCCGCCGCCGCGCTGGTCGACCAGGGCGCCGTGGAGGCCCTGCCGCACACCGTCCACCCGGCCGAGAAGGCCGCGGACGCCTTCCGGCTGATGGCCCAGTCCCGCCACACGGGCAAGATCGTGCTCTCCTTCGGGGAGCCGGCCGCCGGCCCGGCGGCCGCCGTGCGCACCCGGCCGGTCACCGTCCACGCCGACGGCACGTACCTGATCACGGGCGGGGCGGGCGGCATCGGCGGCCGGCTGGCGCTGTGGCTCGCCGACCAGGGCGCCCGGCACCTGCTGCTCACCGGCCGCAGCGCACTGCCCGACACCGGCGGGCCGCTCGCCGCGGACCATCCCCGGGCGGAGGCCGTCGACGTGCTCCGCCGGCTGCGCGAGCGCGGGGTGGACGTGACCTACGCGGCCGTCGACGTCGCCGACGGGCAGGCCATGGAGGCACTGCTCGCCGCCGGGCGCCGTACGGGACTGCCGCCCGTGCGCGGGGTGTTCCACGCCGCCGGGGTCATCGACTACACGCCCCTGAGCGAGATGAGCGGCCGCGAACTGGACCGGGTGCTGGCGGCGAAGGTCTCCGGCGGCTGGAACCTGCACCGGCTGCTGGGCGGGGAGTCGCTGGATGCCTTCGTCCTGTTCTCCTCCGGCTCGGCCCTGCTCAGCTCGCCGATGCTGGGCGGGTACGCCGCCGGCAACGCCTTCCTCGACGCCCTGGCCCACCACCGGCACGCGCACGGGATGCCGGCCACCGTCGTCAACTGGGGCTTCTGGGACAGCGTCGGCATGGTGGCCCGCAAGGAGCGGCAGGAGGAGCGCACGCTGCTGCCGCAGGGCATGTCCTCCTTCCGCCCGGAGGAGGGACTCGCCCTGCTCGGCAGGATCCTGGCCGAGGGGCGCCTGCACACCGCCGTGCTGCCCGCGGACTGGCCCGCCTGGGCGCGCGCCTATCCGTCGGCCGCCGGCGCGCCCCTGCTGACGCACCTCGTCGGCGGCGGCCACCAGGCCGCGCCCGCCACCGCGCCCGTGGTCGCACCGGCAGTCGCACCGTCAGTCGCGCCCGAGGTCCGGGACCTTCCGGTCGAGACCGTGGCACCCGCACCGGCACCCGCGCCCGCCGCACCCTCGGCACCCGCCGCACCCGCGACCCCGCCGAACACGGAGCTGGTCGACTTCCTCAAGCAGGAGGTCGCCGTGGTCATGGGCCTGCGCCCCGAACGCCTCAACATCAACCGGCCCCTGAACCGCCTCGGCATGGACTCCCTCATGGCCGTCGAACTCCGCAACCGCGTCGAACGCCGCTACCAGGTCAAACTCCCCATGGTGCAGCTCCTCAAGGACGGCACCATCACCACCGTCGCCCAGGCCCTGGCCACCGAACTCGCCCCGGACACGGGTGAGAACAACGCGGCGTCCACCGTCGCGCCCACCACCGCACCCGAGCCGGCACCGGCACCCGCGCCCGCCGCACCCTCGGCACCCGCCGCACCCGCGACCCCGCCGAACACGGAGCTGGTCGACTTCCTCAAGCAGGAGGTCGCCGTGGTCATGGGCCTGCGCCCCGAACGCCTCAACATCAACCGGCCCCTGAACCGCCTCGGCATGGACTCCCTCATGGCCGTCGAACTCCGCAACCGCGTCGAACGCCGCTACCAGGTCAAACTCCCCATGGTGCAGCTCCTCAAGGACGGCACCATCACCACCGTCGCCCAGGCCCTGGCCGCCGAACTGAACTCCGCCGACGCCTCGGCCTGA
- a CDS encoding ketoacyl-ACP synthase III family protein: protein MKTTDIHIAGLGTYIPDVVDARKAVALGLYDADEYEFYGWTGAAVADDMPAPDMAVAAARQAVERSGLHPHDIDLHIHACGHEQGPEGWSPQHYILRHLTDRDVPSFRVWQACSGLIGSLELAACYLQAVPERSAALLTGADNVGTPNFNRWAFGIQNGVLGDAGSAVLLSKTEGFASLLSINTGSTAEVEEQYRGNEPLFPPSLTVGRGMDFKERLAAAGGLEETVAEVVRRQGELRTEIALRTLAEAGLEPGDVTRVCHVFTGQESYLKVILDPMGLSPEQGLLDFGRNLGHLTVNDQIVGLTHLVETGQVGPGDHVLIVAHGGGVSITCAVVRIDRRPDWAAR, encoded by the coding sequence ATGAAGACCACCGACATCCACATCGCCGGACTCGGCACCTACATCCCGGACGTCGTCGACGCCCGCAAGGCCGTCGCGCTCGGTCTGTACGACGCCGACGAGTACGAGTTCTACGGCTGGACCGGCGCTGCGGTCGCCGACGACATGCCCGCCCCGGACATGGCCGTCGCCGCCGCCCGGCAGGCCGTGGAACGCTCCGGACTGCACCCGCACGACATCGACCTGCACATCCACGCCTGCGGTCACGAACAGGGGCCCGAGGGCTGGTCGCCGCAGCACTACATCCTGCGCCACCTCACCGACCGCGACGTGCCCTCCTTCCGGGTCTGGCAGGCGTGCAGCGGTCTGATCGGCTCGCTGGAGCTGGCCGCCTGCTACCTCCAGGCCGTCCCCGAACGCAGCGCCGCGCTGCTGACCGGCGCCGACAACGTCGGCACGCCGAACTTCAACCGGTGGGCCTTCGGCATCCAGAACGGTGTCCTCGGTGACGCCGGCAGCGCCGTGCTGCTGTCGAAGACCGAGGGGTTCGCGAGCCTGCTGTCGATCAACACCGGCTCCACCGCCGAGGTGGAGGAGCAGTACCGGGGCAACGAGCCGCTGTTCCCGCCGTCGCTGACGGTCGGCCGGGGCATGGACTTCAAGGAGCGGCTCGCCGCCGCGGGCGGCCTGGAGGAGACGGTCGCCGAAGTCGTGCGCCGGCAGGGCGAGCTGCGTACCGAGATCGCGCTGCGCACGCTGGCGGAGGCCGGTCTGGAGCCGGGCGACGTCACCCGCGTGTGCCATGTGTTCACCGGTCAGGAGAGCTATCTCAAGGTCATCCTCGACCCCATGGGCCTCTCCCCCGAGCAGGGGCTGCTCGACTTCGGCCGCAACCTGGGGCACTTGACGGTCAACGACCAGATCGTCGGTCTGACCCACCTGGTCGAGACGGGGCAGGTCGGCCCCGGCGACCACGTGCTGATCGTGGCGCACGGCGGCGGCGTGTCCATCACCTGCGCCGTCGTCCGCATCGACCGGCGGCCCGACTGGGCCGCCCGGTAA
- a CDS encoding ArsR/SmtB family transcription factor: MARPSKLKVAVSDPAQWLGERERARMLAPKLRALADETRLMLILLIAQRPRTVKELQEATGLSQTLVSHHLAPLREQHLVEAIPKGRSNQYVMCCQTLAEPLRMFASLAAMDPETVAACLQPEADGPVEARGA, from the coding sequence ATGGCCCGGCCGTCGAAGCTCAAGGTCGCGGTCAGCGACCCCGCCCAGTGGCTCGGCGAACGCGAGCGGGCGCGGATGCTGGCGCCCAAGCTGCGGGCGCTGGCCGACGAGACCCGGCTGATGCTGATCCTGCTGATCGCGCAGCGCCCGCGTACCGTCAAGGAGTTGCAGGAGGCCACCGGTCTGAGCCAGACACTGGTCAGCCACCACCTGGCCCCCCTGCGGGAGCAGCACCTCGTCGAGGCGATCCCCAAGGGCCGCAGCAACCAGTACGTGATGTGCTGTCAGACCCTGGCCGAGCCGCTGCGCATGTTCGCCAGCCTGGCGGCCATGGACCCCGAGACCGTGGCCGCGTGCCTCCAGCCGGAGGCCGACGGCCCGGTCGAGGCCCGGGGTGCCTGA
- the aepY gene encoding phosphonopyruvate decarboxylase: protein MISAQDFCDLLADRGFGLASGVPCSHFGGPIAHLSTRPGRYVPAPNEGSALAVAAGAALGGQRAYVMLQNSGLGNLVNPLTSLVMTYRLPILTFTSLRGWPDPATDEPQHEVMGPATPGMLDSIGTPHYTLYAKDTVDEFTAVLDLAEKDLAARRAPFVLVERGAIGKATAANDPHTEGLPAAEAIRTVTAAAPEAAVVATTGFTGRDTFAVADAPGNFYMQGSMGHASSLGLGVALTHPERTVVVLDGDGALLMHLGALSMIGHEAPANLIHVVLDNRVHESTGGQATTSATTSFPGMALAAGYASAVACATEDALREAVLRAREAAGPHLISVRTLPRTGAIPPRATNALSTLDIRDRFQESLRP from the coding sequence ATGATCTCCGCCCAGGACTTCTGTGACCTCCTCGCCGACCGCGGCTTCGGGCTCGCCAGCGGGGTGCCCTGCTCGCACTTCGGCGGTCCGATCGCCCACCTGAGCACCCGGCCGGGTCGTTACGTGCCCGCCCCGAACGAGGGCAGCGCCCTGGCCGTCGCCGCGGGCGCCGCGCTGGGCGGCCAGCGTGCCTACGTCATGCTGCAGAACTCGGGGCTGGGCAATCTCGTCAACCCGCTCACCTCGCTGGTGATGACGTACCGGCTGCCGATCCTGACCTTCACCAGCCTGCGCGGATGGCCCGACCCGGCCACGGACGAGCCCCAGCACGAGGTGATGGGGCCGGCCACCCCCGGCATGCTCGACAGCATCGGCACGCCGCACTACACCCTGTACGCCAAGGACACCGTGGACGAGTTCACCGCGGTCCTCGACCTGGCCGAGAAGGACCTGGCGGCGCGGCGCGCCCCGTTCGTGCTCGTCGAGCGCGGCGCCATCGGCAAGGCCACCGCCGCGAACGACCCGCACACCGAGGGACTCCCGGCGGCGGAGGCGATCCGTACGGTCACGGCCGCCGCGCCGGAGGCCGCCGTCGTCGCCACCACCGGGTTCACCGGGCGCGACACGTTCGCCGTGGCCGACGCCCCCGGGAACTTCTACATGCAGGGTTCCATGGGACACGCCTCGTCCCTGGGGCTGGGCGTGGCCCTGACGCATCCGGAGCGGACCGTCGTGGTGCTGGACGGCGACGGCGCGCTGCTGATGCACCTGGGCGCGCTGTCGATGATCGGCCACGAGGCGCCGGCGAACCTGATCCACGTGGTGCTCGACAACCGGGTCCACGAGTCGACCGGCGGGCAGGCGACCACCTCGGCGACGACGTCGTTCCCCGGGATGGCCCTGGCGGCCGGTTACGCGAGCGCGGTCGCCTGCGCCACCGAGGACGCGCTGCGCGAGGCGGTGCTGCGCGCCCGGGAGGCCGCCGGGCCCCACCTGATCAGTGTCAGGACGCTGCCGCGGACGGGTGCGATCCCGCCGCGTGCCACGAACGCGCTCAGCACACTGGACATCCGGGACCGCTTCCAGGAAAGTCTCCGGCCGTAG